The Cydia amplana chromosome 19, ilCydAmpl1.1, whole genome shotgun sequence genome includes a window with the following:
- the LOC134657203 gene encoding uncharacterized protein LOC134657203 isoform X1: MNTNTYQRYKDPKTCFIPTCSKTDLKNPDLKFFTVRKELKERWCQMVGRKCPSRALFCCEDHLNFEEDLENYGQWISGAKPRLKINATLKNFSKKPLTAINMNMEDRPSTSSAAGMQVSHSIDSAIQCDKRIGVSNKYVMAQAKTQTRATQFRGRKIKERVIPSRMMQLPNTEESPNQSPSLFGTSNFDSSSSAQQEHIEKRGREHLLKIIANKPKLFLGLPKSFWWIINFIAQECSCLAFHIILTFFKLKNNDSFARMSEEFQMARSTIRLVFEKNVVVLSTYFQNCIYLPPLTEIKKKLPLAFKIRYSNVQCIIDCFEIQIEKPSDPEKQAQTWSQYKSCNTIKYLIGCTPAGYISFISQGYGGRTSDKAITEWSGFVDVLPLNAVIMADRGFKEIESLLSTKNGKLLRPPSVFANQKMLKKDVIKTKVIASLRVHVERVIRRIREFHMLKPHSVVNNKHIKYLDDLVIIACGLSNLQNPIIKDV; encoded by the exons ATGAATACAAATACTTATCAACGGTACAAAGATCCTAAAACATGCTTTATACCAACTTGCTCCAAGACTGATCTGAAAAACCCGGATTTGAAGTTTTTTACTGTAAGAAAAGAGCTGAAAGAACGTTGGTGTCAAATGGTTGGCAGGAAGTGCCCAAGCCGAGCACTGTTTTGCTGTGAGGACCACTTAAAT TTTGAAGAAGATTTAGAAAATTATGGACAATGGATCTCTGGTGCAAAGCCAAGACTGAAAATAAATGCCACACTCAAGAATTTCTCAAAAAAACCATTAACTGCAATCAATATGAATATGGAAGATCGGCCATCAACTTCAAGTGCTGCTGGCATGCAGGTCTCTCACAGT ATTGACTCAGCTATACAGTGTGATAAAAGAATAGGAGTTTCAAACAAGTATGTTATGGCCCAGGCAAAGACTCAAACCAGAGCTACTCAATTCCGTGGGcgaaaaataaaagaaagagtAATACCATCACGAATGATGCAACTACCCAACACTGAGGAGAGCCCCAATCAATCACCATCCTTGTTCGGGACATCCAACTTTGACTCGTCTTCGAGTGCTCAACAAGAGCATATTGAAAAACGTGGCAGGGAGCACCTacttaaaattattgccaacaaaCCTAAATTGTTTTTAGGTCTGCCAAAAAGCTTTTGGTGGATTATTAATTTCATTGCCCAGGAGTGTTCTTGTTTGGcatttcatataattttaactttctttaaattaaaaaacaatgaCTCGTTTGCTAGGATGAGTGAAGAGTTTCAAATGGCTAGGTCAACCATACGTTTAGTGTTTGAAAAGAATGTCGTAGTTTTGTCgacatattttcaaaattgtataTATTTACCTCCACtgacagaaataaaaaaaaaattaccattagCATTTAAAATTAGATATTCCAATGTACAGTGCATTATAGACTGTTTCGAGATTCAAATAGAAAAACCCAGTGATCCAGAGAAGCAAGCGCAGACTTGGTCGCAGTACAAATCATGCAacacaattaaatatttgattGGCTGCACACCCGCTGGATACATATCATTCATCTCACAGGGTTATGGGGGACGTACATCTGACAAAGCCATCACGGAGTGGAGTGGCTTCGTTGATGTTCTTCCCCTAAATGCGGTAATCATGGCCGATCGAGGATTTAAGGAGATTGAATCCCTTCTAAGTACAAAAAATGGAAAACTCTTAAGACCTCCTAGTGTCTTTGCCAatcaaaaaatgttaaaaaaagatGTAATTAAAACTAAGGTGATTGCCAGTTTGAGGGTGCACGTTGAGCGTGTAATTAGGAGAATACGGGAATTCCATATGTTAAAACCTCACTCTGTGGTTAATAACaaacacataaaatatttgGACGACCTAGTCATTATAGCGTGCGGATTAAGTAATCTTCAGAATCCGATAATAAAAGACGTTTGA
- the LOC134657203 gene encoding uncharacterized protein LOC134657203 isoform X3, producing the protein MNTNTYQRYKDPKTCFIPTCSKTDLKNPDLKFFTVRKELKERWCQMVGRKCPSRALFCCEDHLNIDSAIQCDKRIGVSNKYVMAQAKTQTRATQFRGRKIKERVIPSRMMQLPNTEESPNQSPSLFGTSNFDSSSSAQQEHIEKRGREHLLKIIANKPKLFLGLPKSFWWIINFIAQECSCLAFHIILTFFKLKNNDSFARMSEEFQMARSTIRLVFEKNVVVLSTYFQNCIYLPPLTEIKKKLPLAFKIRYSNVQCIIDCFEIQIEKPSDPEKQAQTWSQYKSCNTIKYLIGCTPAGYISFISQGYGGRTSDKAITEWSGFVDVLPLNAVIMADRGFKEIESLLSTKNGKLLRPPSVFANQKMLKKDVIKTKVIASLRVHVERVIRRIREFHMLKPHSVVNNKHIKYLDDLVIIACGLSNLQNPIIKDV; encoded by the exons ATGAATACAAATACTTATCAACGGTACAAAGATCCTAAAACATGCTTTATACCAACTTGCTCCAAGACTGATCTGAAAAACCCGGATTTGAAGTTTTTTACTGTAAGAAAAGAGCTGAAAGAACGTTGGTGTCAAATGGTTGGCAGGAAGTGCCCAAGCCGAGCACTGTTTTGCTGTGAGGACCACTTAAAT ATTGACTCAGCTATACAGTGTGATAAAAGAATAGGAGTTTCAAACAAGTATGTTATGGCCCAGGCAAAGACTCAAACCAGAGCTACTCAATTCCGTGGGcgaaaaataaaagaaagagtAATACCATCACGAATGATGCAACTACCCAACACTGAGGAGAGCCCCAATCAATCACCATCCTTGTTCGGGACATCCAACTTTGACTCGTCTTCGAGTGCTCAACAAGAGCATATTGAAAAACGTGGCAGGGAGCACCTacttaaaattattgccaacaaaCCTAAATTGTTTTTAGGTCTGCCAAAAAGCTTTTGGTGGATTATTAATTTCATTGCCCAGGAGTGTTCTTGTTTGGcatttcatataattttaactttctttaaattaaaaaacaatgaCTCGTTTGCTAGGATGAGTGAAGAGTTTCAAATGGCTAGGTCAACCATACGTTTAGTGTTTGAAAAGAATGTCGTAGTTTTGTCgacatattttcaaaattgtataTATTTACCTCCACtgacagaaataaaaaaaaaattaccattagCATTTAAAATTAGATATTCCAATGTACAGTGCATTATAGACTGTTTCGAGATTCAAATAGAAAAACCCAGTGATCCAGAGAAGCAAGCGCAGACTTGGTCGCAGTACAAATCATGCAacacaattaaatatttgattGGCTGCACACCCGCTGGATACATATCATTCATCTCACAGGGTTATGGGGGACGTACATCTGACAAAGCCATCACGGAGTGGAGTGGCTTCGTTGATGTTCTTCCCCTAAATGCGGTAATCATGGCCGATCGAGGATTTAAGGAGATTGAATCCCTTCTAAGTACAAAAAATGGAAAACTCTTAAGACCTCCTAGTGTCTTTGCCAatcaaaaaatgttaaaaaaagatGTAATTAAAACTAAGGTGATTGCCAGTTTGAGGGTGCACGTTGAGCGTGTAATTAGGAGAATACGGGAATTCCATATGTTAAAACCTCACTCTGTGGTTAATAACaaacacataaaatatttgGACGACCTAGTCATTATAGCGTGCGGATTAAGTAATCTTCAGAATCCGATAATAAAAGACGTTTGA
- the LOC134657203 gene encoding uncharacterized protein LOC134657203 isoform X2 has translation MNTNTYQRYKDPKTCFIPTCSKTDLKNPDLKFFTVRKELKERWCQMVGRKCPSRALFCCEDHLNFEEDLENYGQWISGAKPRLKINATLKNFSKKPLTAINMNMEDRPSTSSAAGMQIDSAIQCDKRIGVSNKYVMAQAKTQTRATQFRGRKIKERVIPSRMMQLPNTEESPNQSPSLFGTSNFDSSSSAQQEHIEKRGREHLLKIIANKPKLFLGLPKSFWWIINFIAQECSCLAFHIILTFFKLKNNDSFARMSEEFQMARSTIRLVFEKNVVVLSTYFQNCIYLPPLTEIKKKLPLAFKIRYSNVQCIIDCFEIQIEKPSDPEKQAQTWSQYKSCNTIKYLIGCTPAGYISFISQGYGGRTSDKAITEWSGFVDVLPLNAVIMADRGFKEIESLLSTKNGKLLRPPSVFANQKMLKKDVIKTKVIASLRVHVERVIRRIREFHMLKPHSVVNNKHIKYLDDLVIIACGLSNLQNPIIKDV, from the exons ATGAATACAAATACTTATCAACGGTACAAAGATCCTAAAACATGCTTTATACCAACTTGCTCCAAGACTGATCTGAAAAACCCGGATTTGAAGTTTTTTACTGTAAGAAAAGAGCTGAAAGAACGTTGGTGTCAAATGGTTGGCAGGAAGTGCCCAAGCCGAGCACTGTTTTGCTGTGAGGACCACTTAAAT TTTGAAGAAGATTTAGAAAATTATGGACAATGGATCTCTGGTGCAAAGCCAAGACTGAAAATAAATGCCACACTCAAGAATTTCTCAAAAAAACCATTAACTGCAATCAATATGAATATGGAAGATCGGCCATCAACTTCAAGTGCTGCTGGCATGCAG ATTGACTCAGCTATACAGTGTGATAAAAGAATAGGAGTTTCAAACAAGTATGTTATGGCCCAGGCAAAGACTCAAACCAGAGCTACTCAATTCCGTGGGcgaaaaataaaagaaagagtAATACCATCACGAATGATGCAACTACCCAACACTGAGGAGAGCCCCAATCAATCACCATCCTTGTTCGGGACATCCAACTTTGACTCGTCTTCGAGTGCTCAACAAGAGCATATTGAAAAACGTGGCAGGGAGCACCTacttaaaattattgccaacaaaCCTAAATTGTTTTTAGGTCTGCCAAAAAGCTTTTGGTGGATTATTAATTTCATTGCCCAGGAGTGTTCTTGTTTGGcatttcatataattttaactttctttaaattaaaaaacaatgaCTCGTTTGCTAGGATGAGTGAAGAGTTTCAAATGGCTAGGTCAACCATACGTTTAGTGTTTGAAAAGAATGTCGTAGTTTTGTCgacatattttcaaaattgtataTATTTACCTCCACtgacagaaataaaaaaaaaattaccattagCATTTAAAATTAGATATTCCAATGTACAGTGCATTATAGACTGTTTCGAGATTCAAATAGAAAAACCCAGTGATCCAGAGAAGCAAGCGCAGACTTGGTCGCAGTACAAATCATGCAacacaattaaatatttgattGGCTGCACACCCGCTGGATACATATCATTCATCTCACAGGGTTATGGGGGACGTACATCTGACAAAGCCATCACGGAGTGGAGTGGCTTCGTTGATGTTCTTCCCCTAAATGCGGTAATCATGGCCGATCGAGGATTTAAGGAGATTGAATCCCTTCTAAGTACAAAAAATGGAAAACTCTTAAGACCTCCTAGTGTCTTTGCCAatcaaaaaatgttaaaaaaagatGTAATTAAAACTAAGGTGATTGCCAGTTTGAGGGTGCACGTTGAGCGTGTAATTAGGAGAATACGGGAATTCCATATGTTAAAACCTCACTCTGTGGTTAATAACaaacacataaaatatttgGACGACCTAGTCATTATAGCGTGCGGATTAAGTAATCTTCAGAATCCGATAATAAAAGACGTTTGA